In one Dunckerocampus dactyliophorus isolate RoL2022-P2 chromosome 9, RoL_Ddac_1.1, whole genome shotgun sequence genomic region, the following are encoded:
- the LOC129188212 gene encoding pinin-like isoform X2, with translation MWPISLDHRHPAVIGRQEECPAQQQGGSSTLKRAKLQPIKEEEEDPQPTHIKKEEEELSISREGQHLLGPEEADLTRLPTAGVSVVTEDPEDKPPEPSQLHHSPSKEMKDVEPQLSYIKEEEAESQPPYVKEEEEQPLPSHIKEEDVESQPPYVAEEEEEPKPTHIKEEEVEPQAPYVKQEEEELSITQYKDHLLGPEEDDLTRLPLTGVSVVNEDHEDKPPELSQLHHSPSEEMREVEPSCSSSLQHMTTEADGDLCGGSQADNLLAPLSDSDDTTSHSPEDEDSDYNQESLSSDTVCEVSNPGLFHQKWACKPRA, from the exons ATGTGGCCAATAAG TCTGGATCACAGACATCCAGCAGTGATTGGTCGTCAAGAAGAATGTCCTGCTCAGCAACAGGGTGGGAGCTCTACTTTGAAACGGGCTAAGCTACAGCcaattaaagaggaagaggaagatccacagcccacccacattaaaaaggaagaggaagaactctCCATCAGTCGGGAGGGACAGCATCTTCTAGGgccagaggaggctgatctcaccaggTTGCCAACTGCTGGTGTCTCTGTGGTGACTGAAGAccctgaagacaaaccacctgagccctcacagcttcatcatagtccaaGTAAGGAGATGAAAGATGTGGAGCCACAGCTCTCCTACATTAAAGAAGAAGAGGCAGAGTCACAGCCCccctatgttaaagaggaagaggagcagcCACTGCCCTCCCACATTAAAGAAGAAGATGTGGAGTCACAGCCCCCCTATGttgcagaggaagaggaggaaccaaagcccacccacattaaagaggaagaggtggAACCACAGGCCCCCTATGttaaacaggaagaagaagaactcTCAATCACTCAGTACAAAGACCATCTTCTAGGGCCAGAGGAGGATGATCTCAccaggttgccactgactggtgtctctgtggtgaacgaagaccatgaagacaaaccacctgagctctcacagcttcatcatagtccaagtgaggagatgagagaggtggagccttcatgcagcagctcactgcaacacatgacaacagaagctgatggagacctctgtggaggatcacaagcagacaacctcttagctccactgtcagatagtgacgacacaacgtcacactctcctgaagatgaagacagcgacTACAACCAAGAATCTCTGAGCAGCGATACAGtctgtgaag TATCCAATCCAGGGTTGTTTCACCAaaagtgggcatgtaaaccgaGAGCCTAG
- the LOC129188212 gene encoding oocyte zinc finger protein XlCOF22-like isoform X1 — translation MWPISLDHRHPAVIGRQEECPAQQQGGSSTLKRAKLQPIKEEEEDPQPTHIKKEEEELSISREGQHLLGPEEADLTRLPTAGVSVVTEDPEDKPPEPSQLHHSPSKEMKDVEPQLSYIKEEEAESQPPYVKEEEEQPLPSHIKEEDVESQPPYVAEEEEEPKPTHIKEEEVEPQAPYVKQEEEELSITQYKDHLLGPEEDDLTRLPLTGVSVVNEDHEDKPPELSQLHHSPSEEMREVEPSCSSSLQHMTTEADGDLCGGSQADNLLAPLSDSDDTTSHSPEDEDSDYNQESLSSDTVCEGDMTTLTGNKHSKSSKKTTGKRFNCSVSNKRFSRRMRTHTGEKSFCCSSCGKSFTLKTNMQLHMRTHTGEKPFSCSDCGERFTYKSSMQLHMRTHTGEKPFSCSDCGKCFTLKTNMQTHMRTHTGEKPFSCSDCGKRFAFKANMQRHMIMHTGEKPFRCSDCGKRFTVKSHMQLHMRTHTGEKPFSCSDCGKRFTRKTNMQSHMRTHTGEKPFTCSNCGKHFAQKRNMRLHMKIHTGENPFSCTDCGKRFKRKTNMQSHMRTHTGEKPFSCANCGDTFSWKSALNRHMQGH, via the exons ATGTGGCCAATAAG TCTGGATCACAGACATCCAGCAGTGATTGGTCGTCAAGAAGAATGTCCTGCTCAGCAACAGGGTGGGAGCTCTACTTTGAAACGGGCTAAGCTACAGCcaattaaagaggaagaggaagatccacagcccacccacattaaaaaggaagaggaagaactctCCATCAGTCGGGAGGGACAGCATCTTCTAGGgccagaggaggctgatctcaccaggTTGCCAACTGCTGGTGTCTCTGTGGTGACTGAAGAccctgaagacaaaccacctgagccctcacagcttcatcatagtccaaGTAAGGAGATGAAAGATGTGGAGCCACAGCTCTCCTACATTAAAGAAGAAGAGGCAGAGTCACAGCCCccctatgttaaagaggaagaggagcagcCACTGCCCTCCCACATTAAAGAAGAAGATGTGGAGTCACAGCCCCCCTATGttgcagaggaagaggaggaaccaaagcccacccacattaaagaggaagaggtggAACCACAGGCCCCCTATGttaaacaggaagaagaagaactcTCAATCACTCAGTACAAAGACCATCTTCTAGGGCCAGAGGAGGATGATCTCAccaggttgccactgactggtgtctctgtggtgaacgaagaccatgaagacaaaccacctgagctctcacagcttcatcatagtccaagtgaggagatgagagaggtggagccttcatgcagcagctcactgcaacacatgacaacagaagctgatggagacctctgtggaggatcacaagcagacaacctcttagctccactgtcagatagtgacgacacaacgtcacactctcctgaagatgaagacagcgacTACAACCAAGAATCTCTGAGCAGCGATACAGtctgtgaaggtgatatgacGACTCTCACTGGCAACAAACACTCTAAAAGCTCTAAAAAGACAACAGGTAAACGTTTTAACTGCTCAGTTTCCAATAAAAGATTTTCTCGAcgcatgagaacgcacacaggagaaaaatctTTTTGTTGTTCATCCTGTGGTAAAAGCTTCACTTTAAAGACTAACAtgcaattacacatgagaacacacacgggagaaaagcctttcagttgctcagactgtggtgaACGCTTCACTTACAAGTCAAGCATGCAATTAcatatgagaacacacacaggagaaaaaccctttagttgctcagactgtggtaaatgcTTCACTttaaagacaaacatgcaaacacacatgagaacacacacaggagaaaaaccgtttagttgctcagactgtggtaaacgcttcgCTTTCAAGGCAAACATGCAAAGGCACATGATtatgcacacaggagaaaaaccttttcgttgttcagactgtggtaaacgcttcactgTAAAGAGTCACAtgcaattacacatgagaacgcacacaggagaaaaaccttttagttgctcagactgtggtaaacgcttcactcggaagacaaacatgcaatcacacatgagaacacacacaggagaaaaaccttttacttgttcaAACTGTGGTAAACACTTTGCTCAAAAGAGAAACATGCGATTACACATGAaaatacacacaggagaaaaccCTTTTAGTTGCACAGACTGCGGTAAACGCTTCAAGCgaaagacaaacatgcaatcacacatgagaacacacacaggagaaaaacctttcagttgcgcAAATTGTGGTGACACATTTTCTTGGAAGTCCGCTTTGAATAGACACATGCAGGGTCACTGA